The window GGGTAGTCGAAGGCGTGCACCACGCCGTGCGGCCCGTCGAACGTCGCCTCGCGCGGTCGGGGCGTCCACTCCGCTCCCCACGCCACACCGCCGCCCGCAATGCGCTGTGCCACGCCGGGGTCGTCGATGTCGATGAGCCACACCGACGGCGGGCCCTTAACGCCCGCACCGGTCACCAGCACCTTCGACCCCTGCACGTCTTCGACGGAGGCGTTGGCGGTCACATCGACGAGAAGAGGGGATGCCGCACCCGTGGCCGCATCGATGACGACGAGTTCGTCACCCCCGTTCGTTCGCACGGCCACGATGCGTCCGCCTGCCACCGGCTGGAACCACCGGGTGCCCAGCACCCAGATCGGGCCGCCCGTGTCGGCGTCGGCGGGTGCGACCGGTCGCCGCTCAAGGTCTGCCGAGACCTGCACGCGCCAGAGGTTCCAGCGACCGTCGACGTCGTCGGCGTACAGCAGCGCGTCGGGATCGACCCAGACCGGCTGCACCGGCGAGCTGTCCCCGCCGGCCACGGTCACCGCGTCGGCCACGCCGGTCGGATCAAGCCGCCCCACCCGCAGCTGCGCGCTGTCCCACGGCATGTCGGGGTGGTCCCACGCTATCCACGCCAGCCGCAGCCCGTCGGCAGACAGTGCCGGATGCGCGACGAAGTCACTGCCGCGCGTCAGCGCGAGCACAGACCCGTCGCCGACAATCTCGACGATGTCATGGGTGACCGACCCGTCACGATGTGTCTCGCGCACCGCGAGCAGCCGCCCGTGCTGCCAGGTCAGACCGCCGTAGCGCTCGCCGCGATCGGGCTCGGTGAGCCGGCGAGGTGATCCGCCGAGCGCGTACTCCCATACGCACTGGTCGCTCTTCTCGACGAAGAACAGCCGCCCGTCGGGGCTTGCCGTCCACGCGCCGCCGCCGTACTCGTGCACCCGTGAGGCCACGTTCCAGGGCGCCGGCAGCAGAACCCCGTGGCGGCGCGACAGCACCGTCATCCGGCCACCCTCGGCCGGCACCGACTGCCCCCACCACACATCGTCGCCGACGAAGCGCGCGCCCTCCAGACGCGGGGCGGAAGACGCCGCCAATTCGGCGGTGATCGGTGACGGCCACGTGCCGTAGGGGAGCGCAGAAGACATGGTTCCACGCTAGTCTGCGGCATCCCGCTACAGGCCCTGAAACCGTCCCTCTGGCCATATACCTCTGTCGATATGGACCTCGCAACAGTGCGTCATACCGCGTGACGAGCGGGGCGGATGCCTCTACGGTGGACCCATCGTCGCCCGGGGTTCGCCCGGGCAGGAGCGACAGCCGAGCCCGGCACCCGCCCGCACACTCCGCGCACTCGTGCGCGGTCGCGGCCGCCTGGCCTTTCGCCCTTGCCCATCGAACAGGAAACCCCATGACCCTCGCCGACGATCTGCAGCGCACCTCGCCGATCGTGCCGTTCTCGTTCGAGGTGTACCCGCCTCGCACGCCGGCGTCGACGCTCGCGTTGCACGACACGCTCACGCGGCTGGCCGAGGCCGGGCCCCGGTTCATCTCCGTGACCTACGGCGCCGGTGGCTCGACCGGAGGTGCCTCGCTGGAGGTCCTGCGGTACTTGCGCACGCACACCGAGGTCGAGCCTCTGGCGCACCTGACGTGCGTGGGCAACACTTATACGGGAGCGGCCGGACTTATCCGGGAGTTCCTGGATGCCGGCATCCGGAGTTTTCTCGCCCTGCGTGGCGACCCGCCCGTCGGTGCCGAAGAGGGCGACAGTTTTCTCGGCGACCTGGAATCGGCCGCGCAGCTCGTGCAGCTCATCGATCGGGTGCAGGCCGAGCGCGCGCCATATGCCGAAGCCGGCATCAACGGTCTGCCTCGCGCGGCCCGGGTTGTTCCCGGTGAGCCTGTCGAGATCGCCGTGGCCGCCTTTCCGAACGGCCATCCGCGCTCACGCCACCCGCGCGAGCACATCGATGCGCTGCTGGCCAAGCAGGCGGCCGGCGCCACCTTCGCCATCACGCAGCTGTTCTTCCACGCCGACGATTACCTCGGCTTCGTCGATCGCTGTCGCGCCGCCGGCGTGACGATCCCCATCCTGCCCGGCATCATGCCCGTCACCTCGCCGGCGCGGCTGGCCCGCGTGCTGGCGCTGACCGGTCACGAGGTGCCCGCCGAGCTGTCCATCGATCTGCAGATCGAGCCCGATCCGGCACGGCAGCGGGCTATCGGTGTCGCCTACGCCGCCCGCCTGGCCGCCGAGGTCGTGGCCGGCGGCGCCCCCGGCGTGCACCTGTATGCATTCAACAGCCATGAAACCGTCCTCGCCGTCTTGAGCGAGGCCGGAATCCCGACCACCATCCAGAAGGAGACCGCACGATGACCGCATTCCCCGCCGGGACGATCCTCGGCTACCCCCGCATCGGCCGCCGCCGCGAGCTCAAGCGTGCCGTGGAGGCGCACTGGGCCGGCACCCTCGACGAAGCCGCGCTCGAGACGACGGCCGCTGATCTACGCAGGGCCACCCGCGAGCGTCTGGCCGAGCTTGGCCTCGGCAAGGACGACTCGTCGATCCCTGAGTCGTTCTCCTACTACGACCAGGTGCTCGACGCGGCGGTGGCTGTCGGGGCGTTGCCCGACCGCTTCGCCGACGTGCGCGAGAGCGACGGCTCGATCGGTCTGCGCGCGTACTTCGCCGCCGCGCGCGGCGACAGCGCGCACGCGCCGCTGGAGATGACGAAGTGGTTCGACACGAACTACCACTACCTCGTTCCCGAGATCGCCCCCGATACCGTGTTCGCGCGCTCGGGCGATCGGTTCGTGCGGCAGGTCGCCGAGGCGCGTGCCGAGGGATTCACCACGCGTCCTGTCGTGGTCGGCCCGGTCACGCTGCTCGCGCTGGCAAAGCCCGCCGAGGGCGCGCCCGACGGCTTCTCGCCGCTGGACCGTCTCGACGACCTGCTGCCGGTCTACGTCGAGCTGCTGAGCGCTCTGCGCGCCGCGGGGGCGGAGTGGGTGCAGCTGGACGAGCCCGCGCTGGTCAGCGAGACGCTCGATACGACCTCGGCTGACCTGGCGCGTGCCGCCGAGCGCGCGTATGCGGTACTCGGGGGTGCGACCGACCGCCCCCAGGTGCTGGTGGCGTCCGGGTATGCGCAGCTGTCGAACGAGAGCTGGCGTGCGCTGGCGGCGGCACCGATCGAGGCCATCGCCGTCGACCTCACCCGTGGCGGCGTGCCCGAACCGCTGCCGGGACTTCAGGCGAAGACGCTCGTGGGCGGTGTGATCGAGGGGCGCAACATCTGGCGCGGCGACCTCGAGCGCGCGTGGACGACGCTCGAGCGTCTGGGCGGTCTGGGGGCGGCAGGGGTCGCCGTGGGCACGTCGACGTCGCTGCAGCATGTTCCGCACGACGTGGCCGACGAGCCCGACCTCGACCCGCGTCTGGCGTCGTGGCTCGCATTCGCCGATCAGAAGGTGGATCAGGTTGCGATCCTCGCCCGGGGGCTTGTCACCGACCGTACGCAGATCGAGAACGAGCTGAACGCCGCCACGGCGGCACTGGCCGACCGCACCGCCGCCGACGGGGTGCGCGATGGAGCGGTGCGACCGCGCGCGGCCGCCCTCGACGCTACCGCGTTCACCCGCGGCCCGCAGGAGGAACGGGATGCCGCACAAGAGGCCCTGGGGCTGCCGCTGCTGCCGACCACCACGATCGGTTCGTTCCCGCAGACCGGCGAGATCCGTCGCGCCCGTGCCGCCCACGACCGCGGCGAGCTGTCCGCGGCCGATTACGAGGATGTGCTGCGTCTGGAGATCACCTCGGTGATCGGGCTTCAGGAGGAACTGGGGCTGGATGTCCTCGTGCACGGCGAGCCCGAGCGCAACGACATGGTGCAGTACTTCGCCGAGAACCTCGATGGGTTCGCGGTGACGCGCAACGGGTGGGTGCAGTCGTACGGGTCGCGTGCGACGCGTCCGTCGATCCTCTGGGGTGACGTGTCGCGACCGGCGCCGATCACTGTGCGTTGGTCGCAGTTCGCCCAGGACCTGAGCGAGAAGCCGGTCAAGGGCATGCTCACCGGCCCGGTCACCATCCTCGCCTGGTCGTTCGTGCGCGACGACCAGCCGCTGGCCACGACCGCCAACCAGGTCGCACTGGCCCTGCGCGATGAGATCGCCGACCTCGAGGCGGCGGGCATCCGCATCATCCAGGTCGACGAGCCGGCATTGCGCGAACTGCTGCCGCTGAAGAAGTCCGACCAGCCCGCGTATCTCGACTGGTCGGTCGCATCGTTCCGCCTGGCCACGGCGGGGGCGGATGCTGCGACCCAGGTGCACACGCATCTGTGTTACTCGGAGTTCGGCGTGGTCATCGACGCCATCTCGGCTCTGGATGCCGATGTCACCTCGATCGAGGCGGCCCGCAGCCGTGGCGAGGTCATCGCCGACATCGCCGAGTCGGGCTTCGCGCGGGGGATCGGGCCCGGCGTGTACGACATCCACTCTCCGCGTGTGCCGCAGGTCGATGAGATCGTCGATCTGCTCGAGCAGGCCGTCGCCGCACTCCCGGTGCGCCGGGTGTGGGTCAACCCCGACTGCGGTCTGAAGACGCGTGCCTACCCCGAGACGGTGGCGGCGCTGGGCAACCTCGTCGCCGCCGCCGAGCGAGTGCGTGAGGGGCGCCTCGTGCAGGTGTAATCGTGTGATCGACGCGAAGGGGCCCGGGCATTGTGCCCGGGCCCCTTCGCATGCCTGTCTCAGATGGCGCGCAGTACCGCCACGACCTTGCCCAGCACCACGGCGTCGTCGCCGAGGATCGGCTCGAAAGCCGAGTTGCGGGGGAGGAGCCAGGTGTGCCCATCGCGCTGCCGGAAGGTCTTCACCGTCGCCTCGCCATCGAGCATCGCGGCGACGATGTCGCCGTTCTCTGCCGTGTTCTGCGAGCGGACGACGACCCAGTCGCCCGAGCAGATGGCCGCGTCGATCATCGACTCGCCCTGCACCTTGAGCATGAAGAGGTCACCCTTGCCCACGAGTTGACGCGGCAGGGGGAAGATCTCTTCGATCTGCTGCTCGGCGGTGATCGGCACGCCCGCCGCGATCTGGCCCACCAGAGGCACCAGCGCCGCGTCGCCGACGGCGGGAACGGTGTCGGCGGGGTTCTCGGTCGACGCGCCGGGAAGGTCGATGAGGATCTCCATCGCGCGCGTCTTCCCCGCGTCGCGGCGCAGGTAACCGCTCAACTCGAGTTGGTTGAGCTGGTGGGTCACGCTCGACAGCGACTTCAGCCCGACCGCATCGCCGATCTCACGCATGCTCGGCGGATACCCATGCCGGGTGATGGAGCGCTGGATCACCTCGAGAATGGCCATCTGCTTGTCGCTCAGGCTCTTGCGCCGCCGCGTCTGCCGCCGTGGCTTGTTCTCGCGTGACGCCACCGCCGCGGCGTCCTGAGATGCATCGCCCATGTCAATTCCCGTCCCGCCGCTCGCGCAGCTTCTTCGAATGTCGGAGGTCGGTGATGAGGTGTCCTCATCGAAACGGTATCCCGTTCCGGACCCGGATCGTCGTCAGCACGCGGGCGTGTCGCCTTCGAGTCGATTCGGAACCGGATGCCACTTGACAGTCTATAACATCGAATGTACATTCGGAACAGAGATTCGGTACGGGGGTTCCCGGCCGAACCCTCGCACCGAATCTCTCCACAGCATCAGGAGGAGTCATGGTCACCATCGCCCCGACGGCACCGACCGCCACTCGACTGCGGGTCACACGCCGCGGCCGTCGCGTTCTCGCCGCACTCGTCGCCCTCCCGGTCGCGGCCGCCATCGCGGCGGCGGCGATCAGCTCGGGGTCGGCTTTGGCCTCTCGCGACGCGGGTGCCCCGTCGGGCACGTTCACGACCGTGACGGTGTCGGCGGGCGATTCGCTGTGGGGCATCGCCCAGCGCATCGCCCCTGAGGCAGACCCGCGCGACGTGGTCGATGCGATAGTGCGGTTGAACGCACTCGACGGTGTGTCGATCACCCCAGGCGAGCAGTTGTCCGTTCCGCAGGAATACGCGCCCGCGCGGTGATGGTGCCATCCGGCTCTACGATGGAGCGGTGAGCCCTCGATTAGAAGACTTGCCCCTTCGAGACGATCTGCGTGGCATGAGCCCCTACGGCGCGCCGCAGGCGCGTGTGCCGGTGGCGCTGAACGTGAACGAGAACACGCATCCGGTTCCCAAAGAGGTCGCCGACGACATCCTCGATGCCGTGGCGCTCGCGCTGCGGGATGTGAACCGCTATCCCGACCGCGAGTTCACCCAGCTGCGCGAGGCGTTCGCCGAATACTTGGGGCATGGGTTGACCCGCGAGCAGCTGTGGGCCGCCAACGGGTCGAATGAGGTTCTGCAGCAGGTTCTGCAGGCCTTCGCGGGACCGGGCCGCACGGTCTTCGGCTTCGCGCCGACGTACTCGATGTACCCGCTGCTGGCCCGCGGCATCGGCAGCCGGTGGGTGGCGGGGGAGCGCGGCGTCGATTTCACACTCGATGCCGACTCGGCCGCTGCGCAGGTGGCCGAGGCGCACCCCGACGTGGTGTTGCTGTGCTCACCGAACAATCCGACCGGCACCCCGATGCCCATCGACGTGATCGAGCGCGTGTACGAGTCCACCGACGGCATCGTTGTGGTCGACGAGGCGTACTGGGAGTTCGCGCCGCGCGACGAGCGCTCGGCACTGACGCTGTTGCCTGGCCGAGAGCGGTTGGTCGTCTCGCGCACGATGAGCAAGGCGTTCGCCTTCGCCGGGGCGCGCGTGGGCTATCTGGCGGCCGATCCGACCGTCGCCGACGCACTGCGCTTGGTCCGGCTGCCGTATCACCTCAGCGCGCTGACACAGGCGGCGGCAGTGGCGGCGCTGGCGCACGCGCCGACGATGCTCGCCACGGTCGATGACATCGTCGCCCAGCGCGACCGCATCTCGGCGACCCTCGAGGCGCTGGGCTACAAACCGTTCGAGTCATGGACGAACTTCGTGCTCTTCGGAGGTGTCGAAGACCCGGCTGCCACCTGGCAGGGGCTCTACGAGCGCGGCGTGCTGGTGCGCGACGTCGGCCTGCCGCGCACGCTGCGGGTCAGTGCCGGAACCGAGGAGGAGACCAGCGCGTTCCTGGACGCATTGGCCTCGATAGACTCGGCCTCATGAGCAGCGCCCACCCTCGCACCGCATCGCACACCCGCAGTACGAGTGAATCGACGGTCGAGCTGCAGCTCGACCTCGACGGCACCGGAGCCGGCAGCATCGACACCAGCGTGCCGTTCTTCGACCATCTGCTCACGGCGTTCGCCAAGCACTCGCTGACAGACCTGACCGTGCGCGCCTCGGGCGACACCGACATCGACGTGCACCACACCGTCGAAGATGTCTCTATCGTG is drawn from Microbacterium protaetiae and contains these coding sequences:
- a CDS encoding prolyl oligopeptidase family serine peptidase, with the translated sequence MSSALPYGTWPSPITAELAASSAPRLEGARFVGDDVWWGQSVPAEGGRMTVLSRRHGVLLPAPWNVASRVHEYGGGAWTASPDGRLFFVEKSDQCVWEYALGGSPRRLTEPDRGERYGGLTWQHGRLLAVRETHRDGSVTHDIVEIVGDGSVLALTRGSDFVAHPALSADGLRLAWIAWDHPDMPWDSAQLRVGRLDPTGVADAVTVAGGDSSPVQPVWVDPDALLYADDVDGRWNLWRVQVSADLERRPVAPADADTGGPIWVLGTRWFQPVAGGRIVAVRTNGGDELVVIDAATGAASPLLVDVTANASVEDVQGSKVLVTGAGVKGPPSVWLIDIDDPGVAQRIAGGGVAWGAEWTPRPREATFDGPHGVVHAFDYPPTNPDTTGLAGERPPYLVFVHGGPTSHTAPAASAKIAYFTSRGIGVLDVNYGGSTGYGRAYRERLRGQWGIVDVDDVASAAEGLAAEGRADAARLAIEGGSAGGWTVLAALVNTDVFAAGISRYGVGDARALATDTHDFESRYLDGLIGPLPEAENVYLERSPLSHPERFRVPVLLLQGADDAVVPPSQAEAIRAALAERGIPHASVLYEGEAHGFRRTETVIDVLRTELAFLGAVFGFTPADVPPLPLS
- a CDS encoding methylenetetrahydrofolate reductase, encoding MTLADDLQRTSPIVPFSFEVYPPRTPASTLALHDTLTRLAEAGPRFISVTYGAGGSTGGASLEVLRYLRTHTEVEPLAHLTCVGNTYTGAAGLIREFLDAGIRSFLALRGDPPVGAEEGDSFLGDLESAAQLVQLIDRVQAERAPYAEAGINGLPRAARVVPGEPVEIAVAAFPNGHPRSRHPREHIDALLAKQAAGATFAITQLFFHADDYLGFVDRCRAAGVTIPILPGIMPVTSPARLARVLALTGHEVPAELSIDLQIEPDPARQRAIGVAYAARLAAEVVAGGAPGVHLYAFNSHETVLAVLSEAGIPTTIQKETAR
- the metE gene encoding 5-methyltetrahydropteroyltriglutamate--homocysteine S-methyltransferase, whose product is MTAFPAGTILGYPRIGRRRELKRAVEAHWAGTLDEAALETTAADLRRATRERLAELGLGKDDSSIPESFSYYDQVLDAAVAVGALPDRFADVRESDGSIGLRAYFAAARGDSAHAPLEMTKWFDTNYHYLVPEIAPDTVFARSGDRFVRQVAEARAEGFTTRPVVVGPVTLLALAKPAEGAPDGFSPLDRLDDLLPVYVELLSALRAAGAEWVQLDEPALVSETLDTTSADLARAAERAYAVLGGATDRPQVLVASGYAQLSNESWRALAAAPIEAIAVDLTRGGVPEPLPGLQAKTLVGGVIEGRNIWRGDLERAWTTLERLGGLGAAGVAVGTSTSLQHVPHDVADEPDLDPRLASWLAFADQKVDQVAILARGLVTDRTQIENELNAATAALADRTAADGVRDGAVRPRAAALDATAFTRGPQEERDAAQEALGLPLLPTTTIGSFPQTGEIRRARAAHDRGELSAADYEDVLRLEITSVIGLQEELGLDVLVHGEPERNDMVQYFAENLDGFAVTRNGWVQSYGSRATRPSILWGDVSRPAPITVRWSQFAQDLSEKPVKGMLTGPVTILAWSFVRDDQPLATTANQVALALRDEIADLEAAGIRIIQVDEPALRELLPLKKSDQPAYLDWSVASFRLATAGADAATQVHTHLCYSEFGVVIDAISALDADVTSIEAARSRGEVIADIAESGFARGIGPGVYDIHSPRVPQVDEIVDLLEQAVAALPVRRVWVNPDCGLKTRAYPETVAALGNLVAAAERVREGRLVQV
- the lexA gene encoding transcriptional repressor LexA, encoding MGDASQDAAAVASRENKPRRQTRRRKSLSDKQMAILEVIQRSITRHGYPPSMREIGDAVGLKSLSSVTHQLNQLELSGYLRRDAGKTRAMEILIDLPGASTENPADTVPAVGDAALVPLVGQIAAGVPITAEQQIEEIFPLPRQLVGKGDLFMLKVQGESMIDAAICSGDWVVVRSQNTAENGDIVAAMLDGEATVKTFRQRDGHTWLLPRNSAFEPILGDDAVVLGKVVAVLRAI
- a CDS encoding LysM peptidoglycan-binding domain-containing protein; amino-acid sequence: MVTIAPTAPTATRLRVTRRGRRVLAALVALPVAAAIAAAAISSGSALASRDAGAPSGTFTTVTVSAGDSLWGIAQRIAPEADPRDVVDAIVRLNALDGVSITPGEQLSVPQEYAPAR
- a CDS encoding histidinol-phosphate transaminase → MSPYGAPQARVPVALNVNENTHPVPKEVADDILDAVALALRDVNRYPDREFTQLREAFAEYLGHGLTREQLWAANGSNEVLQQVLQAFAGPGRTVFGFAPTYSMYPLLARGIGSRWVAGERGVDFTLDADSAAAQVAEAHPDVVLLCSPNNPTGTPMPIDVIERVYESTDGIVVVDEAYWEFAPRDERSALTLLPGRERLVVSRTMSKAFAFAGARVGYLAADPTVADALRLVRLPYHLSALTQAAAVAALAHAPTMLATVDDIVAQRDRISATLEALGYKPFESWTNFVLFGGVEDPAATWQGLYERGVLVRDVGLPRTLRVSAGTEEETSAFLDALASIDSAS